One region of Triticum aestivum cultivar Chinese Spring chromosome 6B, IWGSC CS RefSeq v2.1, whole genome shotgun sequence genomic DNA includes:
- the LOC123138430 gene encoding transcription factor TFIIIB component B'' gives MKDTLAEQPEKKLSHRIRPKRAKVSEVKTLLEKPDHEIDRMKLSVMHLRLLHDARERIKSKTIPSGPSSSNQSTSQFGDTNSFDHFEENYDNDRRENHVLENATKLNYHSYMNKQARAKWSKSDTDLFYQALQQFGSDFAMIQQLFPDKSRDQVRQKFKTEEKKHPMQVHDAILHRSRDNLYLKQVIKQLNIEDLQRDINSTHKQEVASIEGDTGNEHVLQDFMEEENDSNWSDKELGMRQSEVREGEHVSGNADDDLDLDVFDWY, from the exons ATGAAAGATACATTGGCAGAACAGCCTGAGAAGAAGCTTAGTCACAGAATTCGTCCAAAAAGAGCAAAAG TTTCGGAAGTCAAAACTTTACTGGAAAAACCTGATCATGAGATAGATCGCATGAAGCTAAGTGTGATGCATCTCAGGTTGTTACATGACGCCAGAGAGCGTATTAAG AGTAAGACAATTCCGTCAGGACCATCATCCTCTAATCAAAG CACCTCCCAGTTTGGAGATACCAACAGTTTTGATCATTTTGAAGAGAACTATGACAATGACAGAAGAGAGAACCACGTGCTAGAAAATGCAACCAAACTGAATTACCATTCCTACATGAACAAACAAGCACGGGCCAAATGGTCAAAATCTGACACTGACTTATTTTACCAG GCTCTTCAACAATTTGGTAGTGATTTTGCAATGATACAGCAGCTATTCCCTGATAAGTCCCGTGATCAGGTGCGGCAGAAGTTTAAAACCGAGGAGAAAAAACATCCAATGCAAGTCCACGATGCTATACTTCATCGCTCAAGAG ATAATTTGTATTTAAAACAAGTAATCAAACAGCTCAACATTGAAGATCTGCAGAGGGACATCAACAGTACACATAAACAAGAGGTTGCATCAATTGAAGGAGACACTGGAAATGAG CATGTGTTGCAGGACTTCATGGAGGAAGAGAATGATTCAAATTGGTCAGATAAAGAGCTGGGCATGCGCCAATCTGAGGTCAGAGAGGGGGAGCATGTTTCTGGGAATGCTGATGATGACCTGGATCTGGATGTTTTTGATTGGTACTAG